A section of the Pediococcus inopinatus genome encodes:
- a CDS encoding restriction endonuclease yields the protein MAQSLNAFTPVKFELFARLLVKKMGVELDETLGTKLTGDGGIDGLDT from the coding sequence TTGGCTCAATCTCTTAATGCATTCACACCTGTAAAATTTGAGTTATTTGCACGATTGTTGGTTAAAAAAATGGGTGTTGAATTAGATGAGACGCTTGGAACTAAACTAACAGGTGATGGCGGTATTGATGGATTGGATACCTAA